The Penicillium psychrofluorescens genome assembly, chromosome: 2 nucleotide sequence TGAGTGGGAGCATATCTCCGGTttggagaagcagatctTAACGGTTGCGGTGGCGGGACATGAGAAtcgggaggaggagattAGGGCTGCGTTGGGGGATACAGCTGCTAGTGAGGAAACAGGGAGTAACGAGGAACAGCCAAGGaatccgaagaagaggatgatggagggggagaCGAGGATTTACTAGAAAATAGCCTATTCTATTAGTTATCACGGTCGTGAAACGATCTATATGATATAGCAACGAGTAGTTGGAGAGCTGGCCTCCGACCAAAGCCTTCGCAAGACTGCCAGATAACTACAATGATCACTCGGTAGCTTGAATTAATAGAGGAACTATGATTTCGTCCTCACTTTCTTGTTCATCGACTGTTCCTGTTGATATACATGGACCCCCACGTGACGCGGTCCCTACTTCCTTTCCAGCCCACTTCGTCCATGACCACGTCGCAACACAACACCTCCAAACAGGATACCACGGAGGAACAGCAAGAAAATGATCCGATGGCGACACCCAACAATGCGGGCCCGGTCTTCTACCCCGCATTCTGCTTCAAGGCGTCGCCAACCCACTTCGCctgggtgaagatggcagcTGTCGACGTGCATCGATTAAGGAGACAGCGCGGGTTTGAGGGTGAGTTCTAGCCTACCTTATTGTTGAATGAGTTGGATTGCATATTTTGGTCTGTTGCATCTTTGTATATCTTTACTTTTTGGATTCATGTCATTGGCCTGAATGCATTACTATCATTCTCCTCCATTGTCCTTACATGCATCTGCTCAACCGAAAAGCTAACATAATGCCCCAGGTCAAAACATCTTCTTCTACAATAACCACCCCATCCGCTTCGTCAGCCTCGTCGGGCTCATCGTCGCGCGCACAGAGATTACGCGGCGCACGATCCTGACGCTAGACGACAGCAGCGGGGCCACCATCGACGTTGCCATTCTACACGCAGAACCCAAAAAGGGCGGCGCTACCGATGTGGCAGCACAGACAGCTTCCTCAGTAGTAGAAGACCGATCCACTGTAACAACAACAGCACATATCTCCGCAACAGAACGCACAGAGCTAGACATCACACCCCTCGTCCCCGGCACCAGCATCCGAATAAAAGGCACGCTCTCGCAATTCCGATCACAGATGCAACTCAACCTCGAGCGGTACGAGCTAATCCACGACACGAACACGGAGATGGAGTTCCTGGACTCGCGGCTACGGTTCCTCGTTGAAGTCCTTTCCAACCCGTGGGTTCTGCTTGATTCCGAGATTGAAGGTTTACGCGTCGAAGCGGAACGCGATGGGATGAAGATCGGGGAGGAGAAACGGCGTGCTGAGAAGCGTGCTCGGAAGCGCAAAGAGCGCGAGGAGAGGGATCAGAGGCTTATTGCGAGACGGtatgagaaggaggagaggaggagggagcaAGAGGCCGGTGTGCTTAGGGTGGAGGGGGGGAAGGCTATGAGGGAGACGAGGCATCAGAGGGATGGTAGCCTTTAAATTGGATGTTGTATTgatatcatatcatatcGTGAACGCATTAAATTTTGTGCTATGCAACTTATTCTgaatggaaagaaaagaaagaagaagaaaaccgCCCGCTTATTACAAGCATAACTTAATGACCAAAAAATTCAAGCGCCAAAAGGAAGGATATCATCATATATGCAACAGAGCACAAAACGCCAAGCAGATACGCAGTGCTCGCAATGcccaaaagaaaaatgcTAACGATAGTATCTCTCATGAACCGGCCCGCCGCCGTGCCCACCAAGCATACCGCGGTAGtactcctcctccccggcACGGCTTGCACGGTGCGAAGACAAATGATCTCGCCCGTTTGACGGGAGAGTCGACGACGGCGATTCCGAGTAGAGATCTCCCGCCGCGGAGGCGCCGCCGTAGCGGGGGACATAGCCCTCCCGGCCGTGAAGGTCACCCTCTGAGTGGCGATACTCGTTGGAGGGATTGACACTGCGAGAAGAACTGCGGGAGCGGCCGTGGTGTGTTGAGAGCCGGTGTGCGGAGGGGGGTTTGGTATGAACAGAGCCCGAGCGCGCGTAGAGCgagtctcggtctcggtcGGATCGGCCCGTCGTGTCTGGGCGAGAGGTCGTCGAGAAGGAGCCCGTGGAGTTGCGCGGGGATTGGAATTCGTCGTAGACTTTTCCGCTGCCCGGCTGGACGCTGTAGGGCTTTCGTTCACGTTCGATTGGGGCCGGGGAGATGgtttcgtcttcgtcgtcgagGACGGCggaggttgatgatgcggaGGGCGGGGGGCGGCCTCGTTCGTATGATGGCATTCGTTCCATGGAGGGTGCAGACGCTGGGGTCggggtgggggtgggggaTGACTTTGGGGCAGCCTTAGACCGTTCTGCTTCCGTGATATGAGGCAGGTCGACGCCGCAGTGCTTCATGATGTATTCTTCGGTCTCTTCTCGAATATCCAAATCACCCACACTGGGGAAGAGCTGACGGGGGAGTTCCTTGGGGAAGCGTTCTTTCTTGTCGTCCGGGTTGTTGATGGGCATGTTCAGCACAGCCTTTTGCAGACGCTCGTACTCGCGGTCTGGGTTACCTTGGATCATGAGGGTCATCCATTTCTCGAATCCCCTTGGTGTGAGGCCTGGGATATCGGGTCGTTCGTTGAATTGGTTTGGCGCCTGCACCAAAAAGTGCTCTGCCTGGACTACACGAAACAGTcgtgagatggaggatgtgcGGTCATCGAAAATGTCTGAACCCCGTTGTTAGTATTTTCCTTGATGGAACAGTTGGTCGACCTACCCTGCCACGGATACGCATCCCACGAGACATGAGTGTCTCTGTAGAACTTCTGCAACTTGTCCGGGACAATGACAAGAGTATTCCCCGGTGGATAGTCCTCGATCTGTGCCCAAGTTAGCCGTATTCTTGAATGAAGGGAAACCCCCACTCACCAAGTGCATGGCAATGCCCCTCAAAAACTGTCCCAATCTCTTCGTCGGCTTCCCATCCTCAAACAGTTTCCCCCAGATTTTCTCAAGCGTAGTCATCTCGATGGCAGTCGCGTCCCTGTCGGGCGGTTTCGGCCGATAGTCCGTCTTCGCGCTACGCGCACTGCTCTGGCTGGAAAGCGAGTTGCGTCGATCGGCTAACGGATCGGGCGACGCCTTAGGGCTGGGACGAACGTCGCTCGCATACCCCGAGGGTGGTGGGTAGGCGTTGTACTGCGTGTCGGCATGGCTACGATGGACTGACGGTGAAGCGATCGAGTGAGGCGAATCTGGCCGTGTGCGTATCGAGGTCGGCTCTGCTGACGGCCAtactggtggtggtggctgctgctgtggcggcggcggcggcggttgGGACTgcgatcgagaagaagacgattGGAGGTTTTCCAGGCCGCTGGCTTTGAGTTGCTGGATCACGGTCGCTGTGATTTGGGTCAGGACCTCGGGGGACAGGTAGGATGTGTTGTCGGCCTGGTGAACGGCGGAGCTGACGGCGTCATTGATGCTACCGACGGGCGGGGCGGCGGGCGGAGGCATCTGCCGCTGGGGCATGTCGGTTGGATCGGGTGCATACTGCGAGGGATAGGGGAGAGCGggtgggtggtggtagtgTTGGTCCTGGTATGGATCAGGGGGCTCATCGTATGCCATGGCTTGGAACACGATGAGACGGAGGAAATGAGGTTGGACCAAGCAAGAAAagtagaaaagaaaaagaagaagaggggcTGTGGGGTCAAGGGCGATCAAACAACCTTGCACCAGGACGTCACTCAGTgattcatcatcatggcctgGGATCAACACTGACCAAAGGGAATGGCCAGTCTCTCAGTGGCTCCCGACAGAGACAGCAATCTATATTGTCTGGTTCCGGTGGAGACAACGGCACCACCGATGTCATACCCATGGATCCTCTGTTTTGATGCCGCCGGACGAAAATAGAATTGGCATGTATTATGCTAATGAGAAACGCAGAGGAACAACAGTAGGCTGGAAAGacaaaggaagagagaaaccaGATTCAAAGGTAGTCAAACGCCTTCATCGAAGTCTCCAGcgcatcatccatgtcctGCTCCATGCCCTGGGAATGGGACCACTCCGGCTCGGGGACGGGTGCGCGCTCCTCCTTGGGGGGTTTGTAGGCCTGTCACCGAATTCAGTATCCCCCCACAGGACCACAATTTGTGAGACTCACCTTGATCCGCGCAAACCCTGGCTTGCCGGTGTGGTTCTCCTTCGACCGCTCCGAATACGCAGTGCCCGTCTCGGTGGCCTGAACGCTGCGGTTGCTGCCCTGCAGGACCAGGGCCATGGACTTGTTGTCATCATAGTCCTATGGCTTGATTAGCTTGGGTAGATGATCTGAACGTCCCCACGTACAGTGCTCTCCTCGAGCAGACTCTGCGTCCTGGAGTGTGTGTCGTCGGTGGCACTGTCTCGCGGCGGCGCGGAATCGATGGCCGCTTCGAGGGTCCCAACCTCGTCGGCGTGGCTAAAATTCATGCAACGGAAGCAGATCTAAGGCAGGATTAGCAACCTGAGAGACATGATTTTCAAGCAACATACCGGGTGTTCACGCGTTCGCTGGTTCCGGGAGAAGTCGTCGATGCCCTGGAAGCGACCACAGAAGTGGCACTTGCGCTCGCAGATCACTGAACTGGCGCAGGGGGTACATTTGGCGATGTCCTGCTGGTTCAAGAACTCGTAGCCCTTGGACGCGACGGCGCTGCGCAGGGCGATGAGTTGATTCTTTGAAAAGGTTTCCTGCGGGCAGGGCTGTTTGCAAATCGTGCACATGAGCCTGGTGATGGTGAGTGTGAAGGAGATCGAGATCGTGGAGGAGGACTTACTCGGAAGGCAGCTTGATGGCTTCCACCCTGTGGATATCGGGGTCAGAATGCCTGGGGTCCATGAAAAAGAAGTGACTTACTCGCGCTGCAGCGAGGAGCTCCAACCGCCCGAAAACGGAGTGTACTTTCGGGGCATCTTATTTCGATGGTTGGCCAAGGGTAGATGGGGTGGATAATTCTGTCAGAAGAGATTGATGGTcgagaggaggaaagagggCGGATAGATGATGGTCCCTTCACAAGAGGTGGGTGCATggcaaagaggaaggagagagagagaagagaagagatATGGATGGGGTGCTTGTGTTGAGGCAAACAACAGAGAAGATCGAGTCGGGGGTGTCTGCCTGCGAGGTGCTTGTCAATGGCAGTGACTCGGCCTGTAGGGCCACTGGCCATTTTCTATACAATCTGAATAAAGAAGAGCCTTGGGTGCAGGTTGGTATAGAAAAGCATGTCTGGCAGTTGGTCTCAGAGAgcagatatatatccatGCACCGCATCTGGCCAGTTTGGCCTGCACTCGATACACTTGGGTGGCAGCCAAATATACACCACTAGCTATCATAGCATGCTCATCATCAGAGTATTCAGTCATAGAATAGAACATCTCAGTGTCAATAGGCAATTGTGGTTTGCAATTGAGAGTACGAACTACGGCAGACTTGATCGCTCTTAAGAGGGCTCGATTACTGTCGcgtggccatggagaatACCGCCAACATATCTACACACCATAAAGTCGCAGCTTGATATCAGGTATATGTCTTTGGTCATAGTCGATGTAAGCCAAACACGACTGTGTAACCAACCCGACCTATTTCATCTATTTGCACGAACGGCCTGATGATCCCCCCAGACCGACTGCAATGCTGGAACCCCGGAGGAAGACCATGCATCAAACACTCATTGTTCACCCAAAATCAAGACACGACCGTCTCCACGGGTGGTTCCAGCCATTGCTTCGTCTCTGGATCCAGTAGTCTCTCAGCCTCTTGCCACTCCCTAGTCACTATATCTGCACGTGCCTTTGACCTCGGGGTAATCCTCGCGGGGAACTCCTCAGGCATACAGACAAACCCTTGAGTCAAGCGATCGGGGTCAGGCAGGATAGGCCTACCCTTCTCATCCAAAGCAGGCTCAATATTAAAAGCCCACAGGGTACGCGACATGCCGAGAAACAGACTCCGCTCGGCAACATGAATACCCTGGCAAATGCGGCGCCCTGCTCCGAATGTAAACGTATCTCGCTTCGACGGGTCTGGGTTTGCTGCTGCATCGCTAAGGCTTTGATGGTCGTCTCGATACCGATCTGGGTCGAAGGTGCGTGGACTTGGGTGCCGATTGGGATCCATTCCAATACCCCACACATTGTTAACGACCCCTGCCCCTTTTGGAATGAAGTAGCCATTGTACACATCATCTTGGGTCACAGCGTGGGGCACTGCGCCGAGAATGGTGGTCGGCATCCAGCGAAGTGTTTCTTTCATGCAGCTGCGAATGTACTGCAGATTGGGCAGGTCGTCCATCTCGGGCAGCCGGTCGGGTCCGATGACCCTGTCAATCTCATCCTGCGCTTTGCGCTGGGATTCAGGGAATAGAACCATGGCCTGCACGAATGCGTATAAGGTGCTCGATGTGGTGTCAGAGCCGGCTTCAAGCAATGTGCCTGCCATGTAGGCTGCCTGATCGTCACTAAATCCATCTTCCTTTTGTGCCTCGTACATTCCAGCACAGAAGCATGGCTTGATTGTATTCTGTTGGGATTCTTCCTTGACACGAATCCAATGGGATAAATACAGAGCTTTTTCATGCTTGTGAAGCTCTTTTGCCTTTCGCtggactgggaggaggaaATCGGGTAGCTTCCGGAGCCATGGGAAGAAGTCAATGAGAGCCGCTGTTCCAGTCTGGTTGATGACTGCGAATTCGGAGAAGCCTTCGAAGAGCTGCATCATCTTGGGGTCCTCGTAAGTCGATGTGCGCCATCCGTATACCATCGTTGTTGTAAGTGCGTTTGAGTATCGGCGAATGTGCTGCAGGAAGTTGTCTGGCTGTTCGAGAAATTGGTAGAGCATTTGCTTGTTCTCGAGCATTTGATAGGCGACGTATTTCTTCGAGGTGGTCACATTCAATAAGCCGTGGCACATTTTGCGGAACTGATTTCCCTGTTAGCGAATGAAGACTTGAAGTACTGCTCAAATACATACCCCACGCCACTTTGGCCCGTACTCCTGTATTGAATTAGCACTTGCGTTATGAGTGCAAAGCTTTTGAGTTGTGTCTACATACCATCATCAAAAATCTGAGACCTCCACTGCACAACGTTTGACCAATGTACATCTCTTGCCGGTGCGAATAAATGCCACTTCGTTTGTCTAGTAATTCCTTCACGGCCTCATCACTCGATAGGATGATGAGGCACTTGGTACCCAGCATCAAGCTGTAGACAGGACCGTATTCACGAGCCCATCTTTCGAATTGAAGATGTGGATCTCGCGAAGGCATCTATAgtgtttttatttttaaCAAAATGTACTTTGTGCTAAAGACCGTGAAAACAGACCTGGTGAATATTCCCTAGGATGGGTAGAGTCGGTGGGCCAGGAGGGTAGTTCTTGGGCCGGCGTCCTATCATCAAGAGACGAGACAGGATCACAACCGCTATGACAGCCCCGACGATAGGTGTTACGGCTAGCATTTGGACTTGCTCAAATATCGTAATTCAAAAGATAAATCAGTGATTTGATTGAACTGGATAAAAGGGACAAGCAATTTATAGGTAATGATCCCGGATTTAGCTTGCCTCATGCCCCATACCCCCGCCATTTGGGCCTTAATTTTCAGATCCTTCAGCACACGACATAACTAGTTACTTTGAATGTCGGACCTGAGTGGGGAAAATGCTCAGTCGCGGATGCTCAGTCGCGGACTTGTGGGGGATGCGAAGGAGGGGGCGGAGGTGGGGGGGCGGACTTGT carries:
- a CDS encoding uncharacterized protein (ID:PFLUO_002416-T1.cds;~source:funannotate) encodes the protein MMEYGPKWRGFRKMCHGLLNVTTSKKYVAYQMLENKQMLYQFLEQPDNFLQHIRRYSNALTTTMVYGWRTSTYEDPKMMQLFEGFSEFAVINQTGTAALIDFFPWLRKLPDFLLPVQRKAKELHKHEKALYLSHWIRVKEESQQNTIKPCFCAGMYEAQKEDGFSDDQAAYMAGTLLEAGSDTTSSTLYAFVQAMVLFPESQRKAQDEIDRVIGPDRLPEMDDLPNLQYIRSCMKETLRWMPTTILGAVPHAVTQDDVYNGYFIPKGAGVVNNVWGIGMDPNRHPSPRTFDPDRYRDDHQSLSDAAANPDPSKRDTFTFGAGRRICQGIHVAERSLFLGMSRTLWAFNIEPALDEKGRPILPDPDRLTQGFVCMPEEFPARITPRSKARADIVTREWQEAERLLDPETKQWLEPPVETVVS
- a CDS encoding uncharacterized protein (ID:PFLUO_002414-T1.cds;~source:funannotate), which gives rise to MAYDEPPDPYQDQHYHHPPALPYPSQYAPDPTDMPQRQMPPPAAPPVGSINDAVSSAVHQADNTSYLSPEVLTQITATVIQQLKASGLENLQSSSSRSQSQPPPPPPQQQPPPPVWPSAEPTSIRTRPDSPHSIASPSVHRSHADTQYNAYPPPSGYASDVRPSPKASPDPLADRRNSLSSQSSARSAKTDYRPKPPDRDATAIEMTTLEKIWGKLFEDGKPTKRLGQFLRGIAMHLIEDYPPGNTLVIVPDKLQKFYRDTHVSWDAYPWQDIFDDRTSSISRLFRVVQAEHFLVQAPNQFNERPDIPGLTPRGFEKWMTLMIQGNPDREYERLQKAVLNMPINNPDDKKERFPKELPRQLFPSVGDLDIREETEEYIMKHCGVDLPHITEAERSKAAPKSSPTPTPTPASAPSMERMPSYERGRPPPSASSTSAVLDDEDETISPAPIERERKPYSVQPGSGKVYDEFQSPRNSTGSFSTTSRPDTTGRSDRDRDSLYARSGSVHTKPPSAHRLSTHHGRSRSSSRSVNPSNEYRHSEGDLHGREGYVPRYGGASAAGDLYSESPSSTLPSNGRDHLSSHRASRAGEEEYYRGMLGGHGGGPVHERYYR
- a CDS encoding uncharacterized protein (ID:PFLUO_002413-T1.cds;~source:funannotate) — translated: MTTSQHNTSKQDTTEEQQENDPMATPNNAGPVFYPAFCFKASPTHFAWVKMAAVDVHRLRRQRGFEGQNIFFYNNHPIRFVSLVGLIVARTEITRRTILTLDDSSGATIDVAILHAEPKKGGATDVAAQTASSVVEDRSTVTTTAHISATERTELDITPLVPGTSIRIKGTLSQFRSQMQLNLERYELIHDTNTEMEFLDSRLRFLVEVLSNPWVLLDSEIEGLRVEAERDGMKIGEEKRRAEKRARKRKEREERDQRLIARRYEKEERRREQEAGVLRVEGGKAMRETRHQRDGSL
- a CDS encoding uncharacterized protein (ID:PFLUO_002415-T1.cds;~source:funannotate), producing the protein MPRKYTPFSGGWSSSLQREVEAIKLPSELMCTICKQPCPQETFSKNQLIALRSAVASKGYEFLNQQDIAKCTPCASSVICERKCHFCGRFQGIDDFSRNQRTREHPICFRCMNFSHADEVGTLEAAIDSAPPRDSATDDTHSRTQSLLEESTDYDDNKSMALVLQGSNRSVQATETGTAYSERSKENHTGKPGFARIKAYKPPKEERAPVPEPEWSHSQGMEQDMDDALETSMKAFDYL